The window ATTCTGATTCTGGTGATCGTAGTTCAGATTATAGGGCCGAGGATCAAGGAGAGGATGACGAGGCATAATTAACAGCCTTATAAATAGTATTGACGACGATAAGATAAGAGCAAAGGAAAGGAGTTTGTTGATGAGACCAGTGGGGAAGTTGGAATCATCAACAAATTCCCTTTTTTCATCCGTTAATTCTGCCCGGACGTTCCATCAGATAACCGGGATATTGAAAGGAGAATTCGATTTTCCCAGTGAGTTATGTATAAGGGGGATGGTTTTACTTTCATAAAAATTTATCTCAAGGACTTTTTTCTAGACATTTATACGCAAAAAAACTCAGAAGAATGGTTATATTTAGCGGTGGGGGAAAATGAGGATAAACTTCTCACAATTAAATCTATCCCTATAAAGTGGACTTGTGTCTATGTTATTGACACAAGTCCGCTTTGTCATTTTTTTCTTTGTTTTTCTACTATGATTGCAATTGCCGAAGCGGTAAGTCCGCAAATCAGCATTTTGCTGATATATACTTTATTAAATGCCCAAACTCCCCCTATTAATGCTCCAAGAACTACGACAACCATTCTGGACTTTTTTTTATAATATTGTACCTCTGAATGGTTCATGATTTTCCCCTCATTATCTATAGGAGCATAGAGATAGATAATGATAGAAGCCAGCAGCCAGCTTATAATATAGATCTGATCACTCATATTTTGTCTGTAAAACAGCAGGCTGGAAAAAACCGTAAAACATGATACCATGTAGCAGCCCGTTCTCGTCTTGGCGTGATAACCGCCTGCATTTTCCCGTATTGGAATAAATGTACATGCCATAACAAATAAGTCAAAAACTTGCTGCATCATGACTGCAATGGTTATATAAGAAATATAATGTATCATTTTTAGAAGCAAACATTCTATACCAAAATCATAGATATCCTGTTCCGATTCTGAAATAATACCATCTTTGACCATGCTTTTTGATATGTAGCCAACTATTTTTTTCATTATTTCATCAATTTATTGAATATGAAATTTAATTAATTGTTTTTTTGAATTTTGTGACGCTCTCAGGCATCTTGGGTTGATACCCTATACAAATACAAGCTGAATTTGCCTCCTTTTTGGACGTTGATAATGCTGCCTTTGAAAGTAAAGTTAATGCTGTTTCTTTTAAGTTTTTCATCATTTTTATCTTCCTTTCCTTTTTTTAAAAACTATAATTTTATTATAGCCAAATGCTGCCTGCTTTCAATGTTTAAAACACGAAAGACAGTTTTTTTGCACGAGGTAGGCACTTCATCTGTAAACGGTCAATCCGGGCTCAATCCGGATGTAACTACATATTTATCAGTACATTGCACTGAAATATTCCATTTTCACTGCTAAGATTCATAGAACCATCGTACTTTACTACTGCACGCTCAACATTGCTTAATCCGATTCCGTGATTTGCTCCCTTTTGAGATACCGGCCTGCCTTCGCTCCATCTGACTATATTATTTGAAGTGTTTTCAACCTTGATTGCAATCATTTCGTAGTAAGGACTGATTTTCAGCCTTATCCATGGAGAGCCGTTTACTTGTTCACAAGCTTCTATGGCATTATCCAGTAAATTACCAAAGATTGTAGTAATATCCATAGGATTCATAAAGCTTAAATCAACATTGCCTATTTCATATTGTAAATCTATATGTAGCTTTCCTGCATTTTGTATTTTTTCATTTAAGAGGATATTTAAAATACCATTATTGGTAAGCTGCTTTGGGAGTAAAGGTTTTAAGATGGTATTGATCTCTTTAATATAATTAATTGTACCTTCTTTATCATCTCCATGATACAACCCTTCCATTACCGCTATATGCTTGTTGACATCATGAAGTATACGAAGAGATTCCTGATGATTCTTTTCCTGGTGTAAATAATATTTATACTGCATAGTCGCCTGCTGTTCCAATAATTCCAATTTTACCTTTAGCTGATAATTATCCTCCATAAATCGTATAAAATATAAAAAATACATATCTGCAAATATTATAAATCCCAAGTTGATCAGCAAAATAAAACTCATACTCTCGCCCTTGATTTTTCCATATGAAACGCCTATTACAACCATGTTCATAAAACTGTAAATAGTAATTATAAAATGAAGTATATATTGAGTTTTGGTGAATTTGACTTTCTCGTTTTTCCCCCATATAGGAGAAATAAATATATAATACATAAACAAAAGTACAATCATTGAAAATGTCATATTAAGAAAATTTTTCACCTCTGGCTCCAAAAGAGGCATATGCATTTTCCAGAATATAAATTCAAGTAAAGTTACTCCTACAGCTTCGCACACTGCAAATACCAAAACCATTATTTCCGCTTCCAAAACCCTTCGTATCGGTTTATCAAAATCATCAAAATATAAGAAATAACTTACTAAGCCATATAAGACAACCCAACTAAGCATATTAACCAATGGCTGCTGCAACAAATTGATGGCCATTAAAAATATACTGACGGATATTTGAACCAAAAAGTAGAACGGTTTATTTTGAAATACTTTTTTATGCCTGCTGCCTATAAATTGAAATATTACTATAGTTGTAACCAGACATGATATTATGATTCCAAATAAAAACAATATGTTATTTTCCATTATTAAATACTCCTGTGAACATAATCATTTAGCTGCTCTTTAAAGGCAATTACGCGCTTTTGTGATAATGGTAATATTTCTCCCGTATTCAAATAGACCATATCCCCTTTTACCTTAGACACATGTTCAAAGTTTACAATCACCCCACGGTAGCAGGTGCCAAATCCGTATATTTCCATCCTTTGCTCCACATCTGCTATCGTCCCAAAATACTCGTACGTTTTTTTTGTTGTTTTTACTCTGATTTTACGTGCAGTTTTTACATATTCAAAATAAAGGATTTTTGAAACAGTTACTTTAATTGCCGGGTATTCTTTTTTTCCACTCTTACTTATTTCTGTAGCATTAGACAACACAATTTCTATATCATTTCCTCTGTCCAATCCTATAACTTGTACCAGTTCACTGATATGATTTATTAACTGCTCCTTTTCAACAGGTTTGGGTAAATAGGCAAATGCATGTGCACGGTTAATTGCATCATTGCAGTATCCATTATAACCTGTAATATAAATGATCCTGATTTTTCTGTTTCTTTGGTATAGTTTCATTCCTGCTTCGATCCCATTCATTCCTCCCATAGATATATCCAGAAAAACAAAATCAAAGTTTATAGAGGAGGTTATCAGTTCCTCTCCGGAAAGAAATACTTGAATGCTGTAAAGAATTCCATGATCTTTCATAAATTCTTCCACAAGTTCTTTAATTACCGCAGCTTCATTCAATTCATCATCACAAATTGCTACTTTAAACATACCTTCAACCTCCTAAAGCATTATCCTTTTAATTTAGCAAGTATAATGATATTCTACCTCCAATAACCTAGAATTGGCAAATAAACCTCTTATATATTGATCCTGATGAAGTAAATAAGCACATACATTTACTTTTCCAGGTGATTTTAGTATAATGTAGACAGTTTATAACCGAGACAGGAGAAAGAAACCATGAAAAAATATGATTATGTATTGGTAGGCAGCGGCCTCTATTCCGGCGTTTTCGCATACCTGGCAAGGCAAAAAGGAAAAAAGTGCCTTGTGGTAGAGAAAAGGGACCACATGGGCGGCAACATTTACTGCGAGGAAACAGAAGGAATCCATGTACACCGTTACGGAGCCCATATTTTCCATACCAGCAATAAGAAGGTCTGGCAGTTTGTCAATGAACTGGCAGAGTTCAACCGTTATACCAACAGCCCGGTGGCAAATTACATGGGTGAAATGTACAACATGCCCTTTAATATGAACACCTTCAGCAAGATGTGGGGAATATCCACCCCTGCAGAGGCAAAGGCAAAGATCGAAGAGCAGAAAGCTTCCATAACCGGAGAACCCCAGAACCTGGAGGAGCAGGCCATCAGTCTTGTGGGCAGGGATATTTATGAAAAACTGGTGAAAGGCTATACAGAAAAACAGTGGGGCAGAGACTGCAAGGACCTCCCTGCCTTTATCATCAAACGCCTTCCCGTTCGATTTACCTATGACAACAATTATTTCAATGACTTATACCAGGGAATTCCCATAGGCGGATACAATGTGATCATTGAAAAGCTGTTTGAGGGCTGCGACGTGGAAATGGGTGTGGATTATCTGGAAAATAAAGAATATTATGACGGGCTGGGAGAACGGGTGATTTATACGGGAACCATTGATGCTTATTATGGATATCAGTTCGGAAAGCTGGAGTACCGTAGCCTGCGTTTTGAAACCCAGGTGGTAGATACGGACAATTACCAGGGAGTGGCTGTGGTCAATTATACAGACAGGGAAACACCTTATACCAGGATCATTGAACACAAGCATTTTGAGTTTGGAACCCAGCCAAAGACTGTGATCACGCGGGAGTACTCGGAAACGTGGCTGGAAGGCATGGAACCGTATTATCCTGTTAATGATGAAAGGAACCAGATATTATATAAAAAGTATGCTGCTCTGGCTGATAAAGAGCCGCGTGTAATTTTTGGCGGCCGTCTGGGAGAGTATAAATATTATGATATGGACAAGGTGATTGAGTCAGCCATGGATAAGGTAAAAACTGAATTAATGTAAAAATTTTGCAAGAAAGACTGCTGAACCGGAAAACAGCAGTCTTTTTTTTCCTAGTGAGGGGAAAACAATGGGTAAGCATAAGGGCTATATAAAAGTTATACTTTTATCATTAAAACAGAAAGGGTAAGGAAGATGCAGGAACTGGAATTAAAATGCTTTCAGATCATTTCAGCGGCGGGGGTTGCAAAGTCTGACTTTATCGAAGCGATCAGCCAGATTAAGAACGGGGACATTTCCCGGGCAACAGAGCTGGTGAAAGAAGGAGAAAAAAGC of the Lacrimispora indolis DSM 755 genome contains:
- a CDS encoding LytR/AlgR family response regulator transcription factor; this translates as MFKVAICDDELNEAAVIKELVEEFMKDHGILYSIQVFLSGEELITSSINFDFVFLDISMGGMNGIEAGMKLYQRNRKIRIIYITGYNGYCNDAINRAHAFAYLPKPVEKEQLINHISELVQVIGLDRGNDIEIVLSNATEISKSGKKEYPAIKVTVSKILYFEYVKTARKIRVKTTKKTYEYFGTIADVEQRMEIYGFGTCYRGVIVNFEHVSKVKGDMVYLNTGEILPLSQKRVIAFKEQLNDYVHRSI
- the glf gene encoding UDP-galactopyranose mutase; the encoded protein is MKKYDYVLVGSGLYSGVFAYLARQKGKKCLVVEKRDHMGGNIYCEETEGIHVHRYGAHIFHTSNKKVWQFVNELAEFNRYTNSPVANYMGEMYNMPFNMNTFSKMWGISTPAEAKAKIEEQKASITGEPQNLEEQAISLVGRDIYEKLVKGYTEKQWGRDCKDLPAFIIKRLPVRFTYDNNYFNDLYQGIPIGGYNVIIEKLFEGCDVEMGVDYLENKEYYDGLGERVIYTGTIDAYYGYQFGKLEYRSLRFETQVVDTDNYQGVAVVNYTDRETPYTRIIEHKHFEFGTQPKTVITREYSETWLEGMEPYYPVNDERNQILYKKYAALADKEPRVIFGGRLGEYKYYDMDKVIESAMDKVKTELM
- a CDS encoding accessory gene regulator ArgB-like protein; this encodes MKKIVGYISKSMVKDGIISESEQDIYDFGIECLLLKMIHYISYITIAVMMQQVFDLFVMACTFIPIRENAGGYHAKTRTGCYMVSCFTVFSSLLFYRQNMSDQIYIISWLLASIIIYLYAPIDNEGKIMNHSEVQYYKKKSRMVVVVLGALIGGVWAFNKVYISKMLICGLTASAIAIIVEKQRKK
- a CDS encoding cyclic lactone autoinducer peptide — translated: MMKNLKETALTLLSKAALSTSKKEANSACICIGYQPKMPESVTKFKKTIN
- a CDS encoding ATP-binding protein gives rise to the protein MENNILFLFGIIISCLVTTIVIFQFIGSRHKKVFQNKPFYFLVQISVSIFLMAINLLQQPLVNMLSWVVLYGLVSYFLYFDDFDKPIRRVLEAEIMVLVFAVCEAVGVTLLEFIFWKMHMPLLEPEVKNFLNMTFSMIVLLFMYYIFISPIWGKNEKVKFTKTQYILHFIITIYSFMNMVVIGVSYGKIKGESMSFILLINLGFIIFADMYFLYFIRFMEDNYQLKVKLELLEQQATMQYKYYLHQEKNHQESLRILHDVNKHIAVMEGLYHGDDKEGTINYIKEINTILKPLLPKQLTNNGILNILLNEKIQNAGKLHIDLQYEIGNVDLSFMNPMDITTIFGNLLDNAIEACEQVNGSPWIRLKISPYYEMIAIKVENTSNNIVRWSEGRPVSQKGANHGIGLSNVERAVVKYDGSMNLSSENGIFQCNVLINM